One Sporocytophaga myxococcoides DNA segment encodes these proteins:
- the lysA gene encoding diaminopimelate decarboxylase — protein MLLKEVNYQIQGVELAEIAKEFGSPVYVYDAEKILSQFQRLKNAFSGVNLKIKYAAKALTNQAILKLLNKAGSGIDVVSLQELELGLLAGFEAKDIMFTPNCVAYEEIQAGVKKGVTINLDNLPFLEKFGKEYGSSVPCCIRINPHIDAGGNVKIMTGHKESKFGISIEQFPEILNIVSKYNIDIIGLHIHSGSDFKSADAFVKAADILFDLSNNFKNLRFLDFGSGFKVAYKEGDYTTDIAELGEKMSSSFQQFCKKYGRDLELWFEPGKFLVSESGYLLVQTNVVKETPDLTFVGVNSGLNHLIRPMMYGAYHSIVNISNPSGVEKPYNVVGYICETDTFGSGLVMNEVREGDILAIKNAGAYGFSMSSNYNSRFRPAEVLVYKGKAHLIRKRETMEDLLRNQVNLEL, from the coding sequence ATGTTGCTCAAAGAGGTCAATTATCAGATTCAGGGCGTAGAATTAGCCGAAATTGCAAAAGAATTCGGTTCCCCTGTTTATGTTTACGATGCGGAAAAAATCCTTTCGCAGTTTCAAAGGTTAAAAAATGCATTTTCAGGTGTAAATCTAAAGATTAAGTACGCTGCAAAAGCTTTGACCAATCAGGCCATCCTTAAGCTTTTAAATAAAGCAGGATCAGGGATAGATGTAGTTAGTCTGCAGGAACTGGAGCTAGGTCTTTTAGCAGGCTTCGAGGCAAAAGACATCATGTTTACTCCTAACTGTGTGGCTTATGAAGAAATTCAGGCTGGGGTAAAAAAAGGCGTAACCATCAATCTTGATAACCTTCCTTTCCTTGAAAAATTCGGTAAAGAATATGGTTCTTCGGTACCATGCTGCATAAGAATCAACCCGCATATAGATGCAGGAGGAAACGTTAAAATTATGACAGGACATAAGGAATCTAAGTTCGGTATCTCCATAGAGCAGTTTCCTGAAATTCTGAACATCGTTTCTAAATACAATATTGATATCATCGGACTGCATATCCACAGCGGTTCTGACTTTAAAAGTGCAGATGCTTTTGTAAAAGCAGCTGATATTCTTTTTGATCTTTCCAATAACTTTAAAAACCTGCGTTTTCTTGATTTCGGAAGCGGTTTTAAAGTGGCTTATAAAGAAGGAGATTATACAACTGACATTGCTGAACTGGGAGAAAAAATGTCTTCTTCGTTTCAGCAATTCTGTAAGAAATATGGCAGAGATTTAGAGCTATGGTTCGAGCCAGGTAAATTTCTTGTGAGCGAATCAGGTTATTTGCTGGTTCAGACAAATGTGGTAAAAGAAACTCCTGACCTTACTTTTGTCGGTGTCAACTCCGGCTTGAATCACCTTATTCGTCCAATGATGTATGGTGCTTACCATAGCATAGTCAATATCTCTAATCCTTCAGGTGTTGAAAAACCATATAACGTTGTAGGGTACATCTGCGAAACAGACACATTTGGATCAGGACTAGTGATGAATGAAGTTCGTGAAGGAGATATCCTTGCAATCAAAAATGCAGGAGCTTATGGTTTCAGCATGAGTTCAAACTATAATTCGAGATTCAGACCTGCTGAAGTGCTTGTGTATAAAGGCAAGGCACATCTCATCAGAAAAAGGGAAACGATGGAAGATCTGCTGAGAAATCAGGTGAATCTAGAGCTATAA
- a CDS encoding anthranilate synthase component I family protein — MAQYRLTTTYKKLLADTITPVSIYLKVRDKFANSILLESSDYHSNENSFSYICCSPLAKFEVSDGNIITEYPDKTSKSVKITDRVQVLTALESFKSSFEAEKSPFNFSNNGLFGYMAYDSVRYFEDLDIKTFESEDRKIPEILYHVYQYVIVVNHFKNELFIFEHCYNDQCTGLDQVESLLINKNFASYKFFPCDDEISNFTDAEFLDVIKKGIDHCYRGDVFQIVLSRRFSQSYTGDEFNVYRALRSVNPSPYLFYFDYGSFKIFGSSPEAQIVIKNGKASIYPIAGTFKRTGNDDHDAELARKLFDDPKENSEHVMLVDLARNDLSRSGKEVEVETFKEIQYYSHVIHLVSKVTGVLEGDKSSLSLVADTFPAGTLSGAPKHMAMTLINRFENGNRGYYGGCIGLLSFNGDFNHAIMIRSFLSKNNHLYYQAGAGVVAKSELQSELNEVHNKLLALRTAIKLAKEI; from the coding sequence ATGGCACAATACAGACTTACAACAACATACAAAAAACTACTGGCGGATACGATCACTCCAGTGAGTATTTACCTTAAAGTCAGAGATAAATTTGCAAATAGCATTCTGCTGGAAAGCTCGGATTACCATAGCAATGAAAACAGCTTTTCATATATCTGCTGCAGCCCTCTGGCAAAATTTGAGGTTTCAGATGGAAACATCATTACTGAGTACCCTGACAAAACTTCAAAGTCAGTAAAAATTACGGACAGAGTTCAGGTTTTGACTGCACTAGAAAGTTTTAAAAGCTCTTTTGAAGCGGAGAAAAGTCCGTTTAATTTCAGCAACAATGGGTTATTCGGGTATATGGCCTATGATTCTGTAAGATATTTCGAAGACCTGGATATAAAGACATTCGAATCTGAAGACAGAAAAATCCCGGAAATTCTTTACCATGTGTATCAGTACGTGATTGTTGTCAATCACTTCAAAAATGAGCTGTTTATTTTTGAGCACTGTTACAACGACCAATGTACAGGACTTGATCAGGTAGAGTCTCTTCTTATAAATAAGAATTTTGCTTCATACAAATTCTTTCCCTGTGATGACGAAATATCAAATTTCACAGATGCAGAATTCCTTGATGTTATAAAGAAAGGAATTGACCATTGTTACCGAGGTGATGTTTTTCAGATCGTACTTTCCAGAAGATTTTCCCAAAGTTATACCGGTGATGAATTCAATGTTTACAGAGCCTTAAGATCTGTAAATCCTTCTCCATACCTCTTTTATTTCGATTACGGAAGTTTCAAAATTTTCGGCTCCAGTCCTGAAGCACAAATCGTTATTAAAAACGGAAAAGCAAGTATTTATCCGATTGCCGGGACTTTTAAAAGAACCGGAAACGATGACCATGATGCTGAATTAGCAAGGAAGCTTTTTGACGATCCTAAAGAAAACTCGGAACATGTGATGCTTGTCGATCTGGCACGTAATGATTTGAGCCGCAGTGGAAAAGAGGTTGAAGTCGAAACTTTTAAAGAAATACAATATTATTCTCACGTTATTCACCTTGTTTCTAAAGTAACCGGTGTATTAGAGGGTGATAAATCTTCGTTAAGCCTTGTGGCCGATACGTTCCCGGCAGGGACACTTTCTGGTGCACCCAAGCATATGGCGATGACCCTGATCAACAGATTTGAGAATGGAAACAGAGGATATTACGGTGGGTGTATCGGTCTGCTTTCCTTTAATGGAGATTTTAACCATGCTATCATGATCCGTTCTTTCCTGAGTAAAAACAATCATCTGTATTATCAGGCAGGAGCAGGAGTAGTTGCAAAATCAGAATTGCAAAGTGAATTAAATGAAGTACATAACAAATTGCTTGCTCTTCGCACTGCAATTAAACTAGCTAAAGAAATATAA